In the genome of Quercus robur chromosome 3, dhQueRobu3.1, whole genome shotgun sequence, one region contains:
- the LOC126717002 gene encoding probable methyltransferase At1g29790: MGRLCFRKCRVGRIMGTLQIVLGGLVIIVSLLSLVRFYSAGFFTRNEDICRQFYGQKDDYDGFDIKALSDRVGEVLDRMESLQEKLELEVKEMEKHKEALDRNNITRLEYKKYLEEEVIRPLYGAHIALRQIRLPKVEGIRNSTMKEEPLINTFVIEEIRKYITPKENRTGKINIYGTERIHNTIGHACVLYKKELEEYMGYDIGSYCNDDWNLAQKLMVNGCDPLPRRRCLTRASKVYQKPYPINESLWRSPDGRNVRWSNYQCRNFECLSSKNPKRGYSKCVGCFEMEKEKLKWVTNSSLPVDLLINDVLTIKPGEIRIGLDFGVGTGTFAARMREHNVTIVSTALNLGAPFNEMIALRGLIPLYVTLNQRLPFFDNTMDLIHTSGFMDGWIDLLLLDFILYDWDRVLRPGGLLWIDRFFCSRKDLDDYMYMFLQFRYKKHKWAIAPKSKDEVYLSALLEKPSRAI; encoded by the coding sequence ATGGGGAGGTTATGCTTTCGAAAATGTAGGGTGGGCAGAATAATGGGTACACTTCAGATTGTATTGGGAGGGCTTGTTATAATAGTAAGCTTGTTAAGTCTCGTAAGGTTCTACTCAGCTGGATTTTTCACGCGCAATGAAGATATATGCCGCCAATTCTATGGTCAGAAGGATGATTATGATGGTTTTGACATAAAAGCATTGTCTGATCGAGTTGGGGAAGTACTAGATAGGATGGAAAGCTTGCAAGAAAAACTTGAGTTGGAAGTTAAAGAAATGGAGAAACACAAAGAGGCCTTGGATAGAAATAATATCACAAGATTGGAGTATAAGAAGTATTTGGAAGAGGAGGTAATTAGGCCTCTTTATGGCGCCCACATTGCTCTTAGACAGATTCGGCTACCTAAGGTTGAAGGGATTAGGAACTCAACAATGAAGGAGGAGCCTTTGATTAACACTTTCGTGATTGAGGAAATTAGGAAGTACATAACCCCAAAGGAGAATAGGACTGGGAAGATTAATATATATGGGACAGAGAGGATACACAACACAATTGGGCATGCATGTGTGTTATATAAGAAAGAATTGGAAGAGTATATGGGTTATGACATTGGTTCTTATTGTAATGATGACTGGAACCTAGCTCAGAAGCTTATGGTTAATGGTTGTGATCCTTTGCCCCGAAGACGGTGCTTGACAAGGGCCTCCAAGGTTTACCAGAAGCCATATCCAATCAATGAATCTCTATGGAGATCACCAGATGGCAGAAATGTAAGGTGGAGCAATTACCAGTGCAGGAACTTTGAATGCTTATCGAGCAAGAATCCTAAGCGAGGTTATTCTAAGTGTGTAGGTTGTTTTGAGATGgagaaagaaaagttaaaatggGTGACTAATAGCTCACTTCCTGTGGATTTACTGATAAATGATGTTTTGACAATCAAGCCTGGGGAGATAAGGATAGGTCTGGACTTTGGTGTTGGTACAGGGACTTTTGCTGCAAGAATGAGAGAACATAATGTTACAATTGTCTCAACTGCTTTGAACCTTGGGGCTCCTTTCAATGAGATGATTGCACTAAGAGGTTTGATCCCTCTGTATGTGACATTGAATCAACGCCTTCCATTCTTTGATAACACTATGGATTTAATTCATACATCTGGGTTTATGGATGGCTGGATTGACCTGCTGCTGctggattttattttgtatgattGGGATCGGGTTTTAAGGCCGGGAGGATTGCTATGGATTGACCGGTTCTTTTGCAGTAGAAAAGATCTGGATGACTATATGTACATGTTTCTGCAGTTCAGATACAAGAAGCACAAGTGGGCTATTGCTCCTAAATCAAAGGATGAGGTCTATCTCTCTGCATTATTAGAGAAACCTTCAAGAGCTATATAA